A window of the Cicer arietinum cultivar CDC Frontier isolate Library 1 chromosome 6, Cicar.CDCFrontier_v2.0, whole genome shotgun sequence genome harbors these coding sequences:
- the LOC101510230 gene encoding xyloglucan endotransglucosylase protein 6-like isoform X1 gives MSSKMSWAFGLVVCLMFVLGVSLSTSSKFDELFQPSWAFDHFVYEGDLLKLKLDNYSGAGFGSKNKYMFGKVSIQLKLVEGDSAGTVTAFYMSSDGPNHNEFDFEFLGNSTGEPYSVQTNVYVNGIGNREQRLDLWFDPTKEFHSYSIFWNQRQVVFLVDETPIRVHTNMEHKGIPFPKDQPMGVYSSIWNADDWATQGGRVKTDWSHAPFIATYKAFEINACECPMSVAAMDNTKRCSSSSDDKKFWWDEPNLSVLNLHQSHQLMWVRAKHMVYDYCNDVSRFPITPLECVHHRHN, from the exons ATGTCTTCAAAAATGAGTTGGGCTTTTGGATTGGTTGTGTGTCTTATGTTTGTGTTGGGTGTGTCTTTGTCTACTTCTTCCAAGTTTGATGAACTCTTCCAACCAAGTTGGGCTTTTGATCATTTTGTTTATGAAGGAGATCTCCTTAAACTCAAACTTGATAATTATTCTG GTGCTGGATTTGGATCCAAAAACAAGTATATGTTTGGGAAAGTATCCATCCAGCTTAAGCTTGTTGAAGGTGACTCTGCTGGAACTGTTACTGCTTTCTAT ATGTCATCGGACGGTCCAAACCACAACGagtttgattttgaatttcTAGGCAACAGCACAGGGGAACCTTATTCTGTGCAAACTAATGTGTATGTGAATGGAATTGGTAACCGTGAGCAGAGACTCGACCTTTGGTTCGATCCTACAAAGGAATTTCACTCTTACTCTATTTTCTGGAATCAACGACAAGTTGT ATTTTTAGTGGATGAAACACCAATAAGAGTACACACAAACATGGAACACAAAGGAATTCCTTTTCCAAAGGACCAACCAATGGGTGTATACAGCTCAATATGGAATGCAGATGATTGGGCCACACAAGGAGGAAGAGTGAAAACAGATTGGAGTCATGCACCTTTTATTGCAACATATAAAGCCTTTGAAATCAATGCTTGTGAGTGTCCAATGTCAGTGGCTGCAATGGATAATACAAAGAGGTGTAGTAGTAGTAGTGATGATAAGAAGTTTTGGTGGGATGAGCCTAATTTGTCTGTACTTAATTTGCATCAATCTCATCAGCTTATGTGGGTCAGGGCTAAACATATGGTTTATGATTATTGTAATGATGTTAGTAGGTTTCCAATTACTCCTCTTGAGTGTGTCCATCATCGTCATAACTAG
- the LOC101502104 gene encoding aspartic proteinase 36-like produces the protein MPFYIHGYVDSLLKPVYALSGFKVRKFDAFVLLNSAHTPMGIKKLDLERCGTHLGGGLIETPLAFDGIFGFGSGPLSVVSQLSTCEIIPNSFSHCSKRYGNGEGILALGAIVESSIVSILLVLTLKPLCGTHLGGGLIETPLAFDGIFGFGSGPLSVVSQLSTCEIIPNSFSHCSKRYGNGEGILALGAIVESSIVYSPLAPLKYVLFYLVLKDKIIVYDLANQQIGWMNYNCSMFVNVNVTLRKDKNNNSKAKHSSSIINSEFHHHL, from the exons ATGCCTTTCTACATCCACGGCTACGTTGATTCATTGCTCAAACCCGTCTATGCCCTTTCGGGGTTCAAGGTGCGGAAGTTCGATGCTTTTGTCCTATTAAACAGTGCACATACACCTATGGGTATCAAG AAATTAGACTTGGAAAG GTGTGGTACCCATCTAGGTGGAGGATTGATTGAGACACCATTAGCGTTTGATGGAATCTTTGGGTTTGGCTCTGGTCCTCTGTCTGTTGTGTCTCAATTGTCAACATGTGAAATAATACCAAATTCTTTTTCTCATTGCTCGAAAAGATATGGCAATGGGGAAGGCATTCTAGCTCTTGGTGCGATTGTGGAGTCAAGTATTGTTTCTATCCTTCTAGTGTTGACTCTTAAACCACT GTGTGGTACCCATCTAGGTGGAGGATTGATTGAGACACCATTAGCGTTTGATGGAATCTTTGGGTTTGGCTCTGGTCCTCTGTCTGTTGTGTCTCAATTGTCAACATGTGAAATAATACCAAATTCTTTTTCTCATTGCTCGAAAAGATATGGCAATGGGGAAGGCATTCTAGCTCTTGGTGCGATTGTGGAGTCAAGTATTGTTTATAGTCCACTTGCTCCATTAAAGTATGTTCTCTTCT ATCTTGTCCTCAAAGATAAGATCATTGTCTACGATTTAGCTAATCAGCAAATAGGATGGATGAATTACAATT GTTCTATGTTTGTTAATGTCAATGTGACCTTGAGAAAAGACAAGAACAATAATTCTAAAGCAAAACATTCTAGTTCCATCATCAACTCAGAGTTCCATCATCACCTGTAA
- the LOC101510230 gene encoding xyloglucan endotransglucosylase protein 6-like isoform X2 gives MNSSNQVGLLIILFMKEISLNSNLIIILVKAGFGSKNKYMFGKVSIQLKLVEGDSAGTVTAFYMSSDGPNHNEFDFEFLGNSTGEPYSVQTNVYVNGIGNREQRLDLWFDPTKEFHSYSIFWNQRQVVFLVDETPIRVHTNMEHKGIPFPKDQPMGVYSSIWNADDWATQGGRVKTDWSHAPFIATYKAFEINACECPMSVAAMDNTKRCSSSSDDKKFWWDEPNLSVLNLHQSHQLMWVRAKHMVYDYCNDVSRFPITPLECVHHRHN, from the exons ATGAACTCTTCCAACCAAGTTGGGCTTTTGATCATTTTGTTTATGAAGGAGATCTCCTTAAACTCAAACTTGATAATTATTCTGGTAAAA GCTGGATTTGGATCCAAAAACAAGTATATGTTTGGGAAAGTATCCATCCAGCTTAAGCTTGTTGAAGGTGACTCTGCTGGAACTGTTACTGCTTTCTAT ATGTCATCGGACGGTCCAAACCACAACGagtttgattttgaatttcTAGGCAACAGCACAGGGGAACCTTATTCTGTGCAAACTAATGTGTATGTGAATGGAATTGGTAACCGTGAGCAGAGACTCGACCTTTGGTTCGATCCTACAAAGGAATTTCACTCTTACTCTATTTTCTGGAATCAACGACAAGTTGT ATTTTTAGTGGATGAAACACCAATAAGAGTACACACAAACATGGAACACAAAGGAATTCCTTTTCCAAAGGACCAACCAATGGGTGTATACAGCTCAATATGGAATGCAGATGATTGGGCCACACAAGGAGGAAGAGTGAAAACAGATTGGAGTCATGCACCTTTTATTGCAACATATAAAGCCTTTGAAATCAATGCTTGTGAGTGTCCAATGTCAGTGGCTGCAATGGATAATACAAAGAGGTGTAGTAGTAGTAGTGATGATAAGAAGTTTTGGTGGGATGAGCCTAATTTGTCTGTACTTAATTTGCATCAATCTCATCAGCTTATGTGGGTCAGGGCTAAACATATGGTTTATGATTATTGTAATGATGTTAGTAGGTTTCCAATTACTCCTCTTGAGTGTGTCCATCATCGTCATAACTAG